In one Populus nigra chromosome 12, ddPopNigr1.1, whole genome shotgun sequence genomic region, the following are encoded:
- the LOC133670235 gene encoding uncharacterized protein LOC133670235, with the protein MFLEKGSMQSNLDCFLHCTTPRVQSQFLAKSETRNLNRLWHPWERDTVEYFTLGDLWNFYDEWSAYGAGIPIVLNNDETLVQYYVPYLSAIQIFTSNSSVNSFREDTESGDGETRDSFSDSWSNESVTDKVCRSDGCSSEEGGSEQDNPWPINDRLGRLYFEYFERSTPYGRVPLMDKINGFARQFPGLMSLRSVDLSPASWMAVAWYPIYHIPMGRTIKDLSTCFLTYHTLSSSFQDMDVEDDIGSPEKKRKEGEIITLPPFGLATYKMQGKLWVSGNGGRDQERLVSLLSVADSWLKQLTVQHHDFDYFTGIKGG; encoded by the exons ATGTTTCTTGAAAAAGGGTCAATGCAATCAAACCTTGATTGCTTCCTTCATTGCACAACCCCACGAGTCCAATCTCAATTCCTCGCGaag AGTGAGACTAGAAATCTAAACAGATTATGGCACCCATGGGAGAGAGACACAGTGGAGTATTTTACATTGGGTGATCTATGGAATTTTTATGATGAATGGAGTGCTTATGGGGCTGGAATTCCTATTGTTTTGAACAATGATGAAACTTTGGTTCAGTACTATGTGCCTTACCTTTCTGCAATCCAAATTTTCACAAGCAATTCTTCAGTCAACAGTTTCAG GGAAGACACCGAGTCAGGTGATGGCGAAACGAGGGACTCCTTTAGCGATTCGTGGAGTAATGAGAGCGTGACTGACAAGGTATGTAGGTCGGATGGATGCTCATCAGAGGAAGGAGGGTCAGAGCAAGACAATCCTTGGCCTATAAATGATAGATTGGGGCGACTATATTTTGAGTACTTTGAGAGATCAACTCCTTATGGAAGAGTTCCTTTGATGGATAag ATTAATGGATTTGCTCGACAATTTCCGGGTTTAATGTCATTGAGAAGTGTAGATCTTTCACCAGCTAGTTGGATGGCTGTTGCTTG GTATCCAATCTATCACATTCCAATGGGAAGAACCATAAAGGACTTGTCCACATGTTTCTTGACCTACCACACCCTCTCATCATCTTTTCAAG ATATGGATGTAGAAGATGACATTGGGAGCCCAGAAAAGAAGCGAAAGGAAGGGGAAATCATCACTCTCCCTCCATTTGGTTTGGCCACTTACAAGATGCAAGGGAAGTTGTGGGTCTCAGGCAATGGCGGTCGGGACCAAGAGAGGCTAGTCTCACTTTTAAGTGTGGCAGATTCATGGCTAAAGCAACTAACGGTCCAGCACCATGACTTCGATTACTTCACGGGGATTAAGGGTGGCTAA